Proteins co-encoded in one Deinococcus aerius genomic window:
- a CDS encoding S8 family serine peptidase — MTRTSRLPGTVLLALALAACGQQPASEAATPVPDPAPVTTATPIAVPTARAPYALMVSTDKSDSVQGLEREFGGRVVAFSAQAGYALLAVDSAQLPVVTQGAGGKARSRRVVEPNQAAFDGGGVTAMQGRRTLWAGGEFRAWTGGRRTLWAGGSYAPVPENSVTWGQVRLQQAQRLAPHLGAGVKVAVIDTGLDLTHPAFEGALAPQGEWWDFYGNDALPQDEGALGIGGYGHGTSVAGIVLQVAPNATILPLRVLGPDGSGDILGVAKAIDWAVKHGARVINLSLGSDERSQIVQDAIERATRSGVFVVASAGNENTDPITYPARDAAGKGNERELSVGSVDARDVKSSFSNYGSALEVVAPGEDVFGPAPRDANGVPQLAAWSGTSMAAPMAAGGLALALGESDKKVRGDLAQKMSARAHNVYGLPGNRAYRTKLGVQGRLDLEAFLRDVLGLGDENDDHNE; from the coding sequence ATGACCCGCACATCACGCCTCCCGGGGACCGTCCTCCTGGCCCTGGCGCTCGCCGCCTGCGGGCAGCAACCTGCCAGCGAGGCCGCGACGCCCGTTCCCGATCCGGCCCCCGTGACGACGGCCACGCCCATCGCCGTACCGACGGCGCGGGCGCCCTACGCCCTGATGGTCAGCACGGACAAGTCGGACAGCGTCCAGGGCCTTGAGCGCGAGTTCGGGGGCAGGGTGGTCGCGTTCAGCGCGCAGGCAGGCTACGCCCTGCTCGCCGTCGATTCCGCGCAACTCCCCGTTGTCACTCAGGGTGCCGGGGGGAAGGCGCGGTCGCGGCGCGTCGTCGAACCCAACCAGGCCGCCTTCGATGGTGGGGGCGTGACCGCCATGCAGGGGCGGCGCACCCTGTGGGCGGGGGGCGAGTTCCGGGCCTGGACGGGTGGGCGGCGCACCCTGTGGGCCGGGGGCAGCTACGCGCCGGTGCCCGAGAACAGCGTGACCTGGGGACAGGTCCGGCTCCAGCAGGCGCAGCGGCTCGCCCCGCATCTCGGCGCGGGCGTCAAGGTCGCGGTCATCGACACGGGCCTCGACCTCACCCATCCCGCCTTCGAGGGGGCGCTCGCGCCGCAGGGCGAGTGGTGGGACTTCTACGGCAACGACGCGCTGCCGCAGGACGAGGGGGCCCTCGGCATCGGCGGGTACGGGCACGGCACGAGCGTGGCGGGCATCGTGCTGCAGGTGGCGCCGAACGCGACCATCCTGCCGTTGCGCGTCCTCGGCCCGGACGGCTCCGGCGACATCCTCGGCGTGGCCAAGGCCATCGACTGGGCCGTCAAGCACGGCGCGCGCGTGATCAACCTCAGCCTGGGCAGCGACGAGCGCTCTCAGATCGTGCAGGACGCCATCGAGCGAGCGACCAGGAGCGGCGTGTTCGTGGTCGCGTCCGCCGGGAACGAGAACACGGATCCCATCACCTATCCCGCGCGCGACGCGGCCGGCAAGGGCAACGAGCGCGAGCTCAGCGTCGGCAGCGTCGACGCGCGCGACGTCAAGTCCAGCTTCTCGAACTACGGCAGCGCCCTGGAGGTGGTCGCGCCCGGCGAGGACGTGTTCGGCCCCGCGCCGCGCGACGCGAACGGCGTGCCGCAGCTCGCGGCGTGGAGCGGCACGTCGATGGCGGCCCCCATGGCGGCGGGCGGGCTCGCGCTGGCCCTCGGGGAGTCGGACAAGAAGGTGCGTGGGGATCTCGCGCAAAAGATGAGTGCGCGCGCCCACAACGTGTACGGCCTGCCCGGCAACCGCGCGTACAGGACCAAACTCGGCGTGCAGGGTCGGCTCGACCTCGAGGCTTTTTTGCGCGACGTGTTGGGGCTGGGCGACGAGAATGACGACCATAACGAGTGA
- a CDS encoding ABC transporter ATP-binding protein, whose amino-acid sequence MPEPRMVDVSPGRLTPGPVSSGAASPRQVDAATTPLAEARGVGRTFTVGGQEVTALRETTLQVRPGDRIALLGPSGSGKSTLLHLLGGLDTPTTGTVSWPALGEANTLRPGKVAFVFQAQSLMPPLTALENVALPLLLTGATPKAATGEARRALDTLELLPLAEQLPEELSGGQAQRVAVARALVTRPRLILADEPTGQLDSVTAGHLMDVLLSALEPSSALVMATHDEAVARRLDTLWRMEGGGLLSRATKEGPS is encoded by the coding sequence ATGCCTGAACCCAGGATGGTGGACGTCTCACCGGGACGGCTGACCCCCGGGCCCGTTTCCTCAGGCGCGGCATCGCCCCGGCAGGTGGACGCGGCGACCACCCCGCTGGCCGAGGCGCGCGGGGTGGGCCGGACCTTCACCGTAGGCGGGCAGGAGGTCACCGCCCTGCGGGAGACGACGCTCCAGGTGCGCCCCGGCGACCGGATCGCGCTGCTGGGCCCCTCCGGCAGCGGCAAGAGCACCCTGCTGCACCTGCTCGGCGGGCTCGACACGCCGACCACGGGGACGGTGAGCTGGCCCGCGCTGGGTGAGGCGAACACGCTCCGGCCCGGCAAGGTCGCCTTCGTCTTCCAGGCCCAGAGCCTGATGCCGCCCCTGACCGCGCTGGAGAACGTGGCGCTCCCGCTGCTGCTGACGGGGGCCACGCCGAAAGCGGCCACCGGGGAAGCCCGGCGGGCCCTGGATACCCTGGAACTGCTGCCGCTCGCCGAACAGCTTCCCGAGGAACTCTCCGGCGGGCAGGCGCAGCGGGTGGCGGTCGCGCGGGCGCTCGTCACCCGGCCCCGGCTGATCCTGGCCGACGAGCCGACCGGGCAGCTCGATTCCGTCACCGCCGGGCACCTGATGGACGTGCTGCTCTCGGCCCTCGAACCCAGCTCGGCTCTGGTGATGGCGACCCACGACGAGGCCGTCGCCCGGCGCCTCGACACCCTCTGGCGCATGGAGGGCGGCGGGCTCCTGAGCCGGGCCACCAAGGAGGGACCCTCATGA
- a CDS encoding phosphatase PAP2 family protein, with protein sequence MTDSLTDLVRRAQPATLLRLFLGILLPLIVLGLIGEDVLEKERFAFETPAMLWLHGHAGGALTAFSVFMNYFGGPVVMGVVIVLLPTIFWFTRHRPQALFALLALGGAAGVQAIMKRIFQRPRPELWPRLVAETGASFPSGHSTVAAALAVLVVLLLWHTRLRWPALVLGAGYYALMALSRVVLGVHYPTDVLAGGLTSLVWVLGTYQILRGRLLPRNAGRA encoded by the coding sequence ATGACGGATTCCCTGACTGACCTGGTGAGGCGCGCGCAGCCGGCCACCCTGCTGCGCCTGTTTCTCGGCATCCTGCTGCCCCTCATCGTGCTGGGCTTGATCGGCGAGGACGTGCTCGAAAAGGAGCGTTTCGCCTTCGAGACGCCCGCCATGCTCTGGCTGCACGGGCACGCGGGCGGGGCGCTGACCGCCTTCAGCGTCTTCATGAACTACTTCGGGGGCCCGGTCGTGATGGGCGTGGTGATCGTGCTGCTCCCCACCATCTTCTGGTTCACCCGCCACCGGCCCCAGGCGCTGTTCGCCCTGCTGGCCCTGGGCGGCGCGGCGGGCGTGCAGGCCATCATGAAGCGCATCTTCCAGCGGCCCCGCCCCGAGCTGTGGCCGCGCCTGGTGGCGGAGACGGGCGCCTCGTTCCCGAGCGGGCACAGCACCGTCGCGGCGGCGCTCGCCGTCCTGGTGGTGCTCCTGCTGTGGCACACCCGCCTGCGCTGGCCGGCCCTGGTGCTTGGCGCGGGCTACTACGCCCTGATGGCCCTCTCGCGGGTCGTGCTGGGCGTGCACTACCCCACCGACGTGCTGGCCGGCGGCCTGACCTCGCTGGTGTGGGTTCTGGGCACGTACCAGATTCTGCGCGGGCGGCTCCTGCCGCGGAATGCGGGGCGAGCATGA
- a CDS encoding FtsX-like permease family protein, translated as MTSLWLRGLMARRPLRLWGSALGVGLTVAFLTFLLSFIAAGTANMTRRAIGSVPVDWQVLLGQNTSRAQAEAAIRAATPVRTLAAVGYADVPGFTANTGGTVQTTGAGKVLGLPPGYRAAFPAELRPLIGSPDGVVLSQQTAANLHAAVGDTVNIGRYGAAPVGLRVAGVVDLPQADSLFQAVGAPKGLAPQAPPDNVVLLPRAQWDALFAPQKLARPDTVREQLHVRLGTPLPSNPGRAFALAGTLANNVEARLSGGAVVGNNLAAKLDGAREDALYAQALFLFLGLPGALLAGALTLSVAGASAGQRRTEAALLRVRGAGDRTILRLGAAEAGLVAGVGTVLGLLAYVLLSPLVTPGTAVGVPLLALPVLAGLLLSLLAVLLPTLGAIRSSTVAAQRQVVGRAGTPLWQRLSLDLLLLVLAGVMFWRSAAGGYQLVLAPEGVPQASIQIEAFVAPLALWLGGTLLAMRLLGLLLRRGALTRLLRPLAGTLAGTVAAALGRQRPLLTRGAALVALATAFAVSTSIFNATYNDQARVDAVLTNGADVTVTGTANGPAGPRLATLGALPGVVGTQPLIHRFAYVGADLQDIYGIDAAHFTQVSRLSNTYFKGTTAQGALAKLRARPDALFVSQETVNDYQLSLGDRLNLRLLNARTHGYGIVPFTFVGVVREFPTAPKDSFLVANASYLAKATGNPVAEVALLKVSGSPQAVVDAARRATQDLPGVAVTDLATVRSRIASGLTAVNLAGLSRIELAFAALLLAGATGLVLALGLAERRRTFTVLGALGATQKQLGAFLSGEALVVVGLGGVLGGVIGLGVAQTLIKLLQGVFDPPPEVMVLPWPYLVGLLAAAALSTLAALRLAQAASNRRVTEVLRAG; from the coding sequence ATGACCAGCCTGTGGTTGCGCGGTTTGATGGCACGCCGTCCCCTGCGTCTGTGGGGCAGCGCGCTGGGAGTCGGTCTGACCGTCGCCTTCCTGACCTTCCTGCTGTCGTTCATCGCGGCGGGCACGGCCAACATGACCCGCCGGGCCATCGGGTCGGTCCCGGTGGACTGGCAGGTGCTGCTGGGGCAGAACACCAGCCGCGCCCAGGCCGAGGCCGCCATCCGCGCCGCCACTCCGGTCCGGACCCTCGCGGCGGTCGGGTACGCGGACGTGCCCGGCTTCACGGCCAACACGGGCGGCACCGTCCAGACCACCGGGGCGGGCAAGGTGCTGGGGCTGCCGCCGGGCTACCGCGCCGCCTTCCCCGCCGAGCTGCGTCCCCTGATCGGGTCGCCGGACGGCGTGGTGCTGTCGCAGCAGACGGCGGCGAACCTGCACGCCGCCGTGGGGGACACGGTGAACATCGGACGCTACGGGGCCGCCCCGGTGGGGCTGCGGGTCGCCGGGGTCGTCGACCTTCCGCAGGCCGACTCGCTGTTCCAGGCGGTCGGGGCGCCGAAGGGCCTCGCCCCCCAGGCGCCGCCGGACAACGTGGTGCTGCTTCCCCGCGCCCAGTGGGACGCCCTGTTCGCCCCGCAGAAGCTGGCGCGGCCCGACACGGTACGCGAGCAGCTCCACGTGCGGCTGGGCACCCCGCTCCCCAGCAACCCGGGCCGGGCCTTCGCGCTGGCCGGGACGCTCGCCAACAACGTCGAGGCGCGGCTCTCGGGCGGGGCCGTGGTCGGCAACAACCTGGCGGCCAAGCTCGACGGGGCGCGGGAGGACGCCCTCTACGCCCAGGCGCTGTTCCTGTTCCTGGGGCTGCCGGGGGCCCTGCTCGCCGGGGCGCTGACCCTGAGCGTCGCGGGGGCGAGCGCCGGGCAGCGCCGGACCGAGGCGGCCCTGCTGCGCGTCCGGGGAGCGGGTGACCGCACCATCCTGCGGCTGGGAGCGGCGGAGGCGGGGCTGGTGGCGGGCGTCGGCACCGTGCTGGGCCTCCTGGCCTACGTGCTGCTCTCGCCCCTGGTCACGCCGGGCACGGCCGTGGGCGTCCCCCTGCTTGCGCTGCCGGTCCTGGCGGGGCTGCTCCTCTCGCTGCTGGCCGTCCTGCTGCCCACCCTGGGCGCGATCCGGTCGTCCACGGTCGCCGCCCAGCGGCAGGTCGTGGGCCGGGCCGGGACGCCGCTGTGGCAGCGCCTCTCCCTCGACCTGCTGCTGCTCGTCCTGGCCGGGGTGATGTTCTGGCGCAGCGCCGCCGGGGGCTACCAGCTCGTGCTCGCGCCGGAAGGCGTCCCCCAGGCGAGCATCCAGATCGAGGCCTTCGTCGCGCCGCTGGCCCTGTGGCTGGGCGGCACCCTGCTGGCGATGCGGCTGCTGGGCCTGCTGCTGCGGCGGGGCGCGCTGACCCGGCTGCTGCGGCCCCTGGCCGGGACCCTGGCGGGGACCGTCGCGGCCGCGCTGGGGCGGCAACGGCCCCTCCTGACGCGCGGGGCGGCGCTCGTCGCCCTCGCCACCGCCTTCGCGGTCTCCACCTCGATCTTCAACGCGACCTACAACGACCAGGCGCGGGTGGACGCCGTGCTCACCAACGGGGCGGACGTGACCGTCACGGGCACCGCGAACGGCCCCGCCGGGCCACGGCTGGCCACCCTGGGGGCCCTGCCGGGCGTGGTGGGCACCCAGCCGCTGATCCACCGCTTCGCCTACGTGGGCGCGGACCTCCAGGACATCTACGGCATCGACGCCGCGCACTTCACCCAGGTCAGCCGCCTGTCGAACACCTATTTCAAGGGGACGACGGCGCAGGGGGCGCTGGCGAAGCTCCGGGCCCGCCCGGACGCCCTGTTCGTCTCGCAGGAGACGGTCAACGACTACCAGCTCTCGCTCGGCGACCGGCTGAACCTGCGGCTGCTGAACGCCCGCACCCACGGGTACGGGATCGTCCCCTTCACCTTCGTCGGCGTGGTGCGCGAGTTCCCCACCGCCCCCAAGGACTCCTTCCTGGTCGCCAACGCGAGCTACCTCGCCAAGGCGACCGGCAACCCGGTGGCCGAGGTGGCGCTCCTCAAGGTGAGCGGGTCCCCGCAGGCGGTCGTGGACGCCGCGCGGCGGGCGACCCAGGACCTGCCCGGCGTGGCGGTCACCGACCTCGCCACGGTGCGCAGCCGGATCGCGTCGGGCCTCACGGCGGTCAACCTCGCGGGCCTGTCGCGCATCGAGCTGGCCTTCGCGGCCCTGCTGCTCGCGGGGGCGACCGGGCTGGTGCTGGCCCTGGGGCTGGCCGAGCGCCGCCGCACCTTCACCGTGCTGGGAGCCCTGGGCGCGACGCAGAAGCAACTCGGCGCCTTCCTGTCGGGTGAGGCGCTGGTCGTCGTGGGCCTCGGCGGGGTGCTCGGGGGCGTGATCGGCCTGGGGGTCGCGCAGACCCTCATCAAGCTGCTCCAGGGCGTCTTCGACCCGCCGCCCGAGGTGATGGTGCTGCCCTGGCCCTACCTGGTGGGCCTGCTGGCCGCCGCCGCCCTCAGCACCCTGGCCGCCCTGCGGCTGGCGCAGGCCGCCTCCAACCGGCGGGTGACCGAGGTGCTGCGGGCGGGCTGA
- a CDS encoding NRAMP family divalent metal transporter — protein sequence MSRTAPRRQTVSWRRLLGPGLITGASDDDPSGIATYSQVGAQFGSGLLWTMLFTFPLMAATQEISARIGRVTGRGLASNLREFAPAPLLYGVTALLVGANVINLGADLGAMGAALHLLIGGHAHLYTALLALLSVALLVFVPYSRYVRGLRWLTLALFTYVATVFVVRVPWSEALRATLLPHLSWNAASLQALVAVLGTTISPYLFFWQASQEVEDSRAEPGETRLRHRPDLAPAQFRRIRLDTLVGMGFSNLVAYFIILTAAVTLHASGQTHIATAAQAAQALRPVAGRLAFALFALGIVGTGLLAVPVLTGSAAFAVGEALRWPVGLARRPLEARGFYLVLGASALLGVGLNFTPVDPIRALVLAAVVNGVASAPVMAAMLLLASSRRVMGEFVLPPGLKVLGWIAALVMLTASVLMLATLGR from the coding sequence GTGAGCCGGACCGCACCCCGCCGCCAGACGGTTTCCTGGCGGCGCCTGCTCGGGCCCGGCCTGATCACCGGGGCGTCGGACGACGATCCCAGCGGCATCGCCACCTACTCGCAGGTCGGGGCGCAGTTCGGCTCCGGCCTGCTGTGGACGATGCTGTTCACCTTCCCCCTGATGGCCGCCACCCAGGAGATCAGCGCGCGCATCGGGCGGGTCACCGGGCGGGGGCTGGCGAGCAACCTGCGCGAGTTCGCCCCGGCTCCGCTGCTGTACGGGGTCACGGCCCTGCTGGTGGGGGCGAACGTCATCAACCTGGGGGCCGACCTGGGCGCGATGGGAGCGGCCCTGCACCTCCTGATCGGCGGGCACGCGCACCTCTACACCGCGCTCCTCGCGCTGCTGTCGGTCGCGCTGCTGGTGTTCGTGCCGTACTCCCGGTACGTGCGGGGGCTGCGGTGGCTCACCCTGGCCCTGTTCACCTACGTCGCCACGGTGTTCGTGGTGCGGGTGCCGTGGAGTGAGGCGCTGCGGGCCACCCTCCTGCCCCACCTGAGCTGGAACGCGGCCAGCCTCCAGGCCCTGGTCGCGGTGCTCGGCACCACCATCAGCCCGTACCTCTTCTTCTGGCAGGCCTCGCAGGAGGTCGAGGACTCACGGGCCGAGCCCGGGGAGACGCGGCTGCGCCACCGCCCCGACCTCGCCCCCGCGCAGTTCCGGCGCATCCGGCTCGACACCCTGGTCGGCATGGGCTTCTCGAACCTGGTGGCCTACTTCATCATCCTGACGGCCGCCGTGACGCTCCACGCCTCGGGGCAGACCCACATCGCGACGGCGGCGCAGGCGGCACAGGCCCTGCGGCCCGTGGCGGGCCGCCTCGCCTTCGCCCTCTTCGCGCTCGGGATCGTCGGGACGGGCCTGCTCGCGGTGCCGGTGCTCACGGGCTCGGCCGCCTTCGCGGTGGGCGAGGCGCTGCGCTGGCCCGTCGGCCTGGCCCGGAGGCCCCTGGAGGCCCGGGGCTTCTACCTCGTCCTGGGCGCCTCGGCCCTGCTCGGGGTGGGGCTGAACTTCACGCCGGTCGACCCCATCCGCGCGCTGGTTCTCGCGGCGGTCGTCAACGGGGTGGCGAGCGCCCCGGTGATGGCGGCGATGCTGCTGCTGGCATCGAGCCGCCGGGTGATGGGCGAGTTCGTCCTGCCGCCCGGCCTGAAGGTCCTCGGCTGGATCGCCGCCCTGGTGATGCTCACGGCGAGCGTCCTGATGCTGGCGACCCTGGGCCGGTGA
- a CDS encoding DedA family protein, with the protein MVDLPQLLLSVSYLGIFAIVFAESGLLIGFFLPGDSLLITAGILAQQGSLHLAGVMLAVALGAVIGDSTGYFIGRRFGPAVFSRPDSRLFRPEYVERTQAFFERYGALSLILARFVPVVRTVAPTLAGVGKMPYARFLTYNVVGGLLWAISVPLLGFWLGGLIPHLDRYILLVVGVAVVLSLIPVGLELRKLRAGRR; encoded by the coding sequence ATGGTCGACCTTCCCCAGCTCCTGCTCAGCGTCTCCTACCTGGGCATCTTCGCCATCGTCTTCGCCGAGAGCGGGCTGCTGATCGGCTTTTTCCTGCCGGGCGACAGCCTGCTGATCACGGCGGGCATCCTCGCCCAGCAGGGCAGCCTGCACCTGGCGGGCGTGATGCTCGCGGTGGCCCTGGGCGCGGTCATCGGGGACAGCACCGGGTACTTCATCGGGCGCCGCTTCGGCCCGGCGGTGTTCAGCCGCCCGGACAGCCGCCTGTTTCGCCCCGAGTACGTGGAGCGCACCCAGGCGTTCTTCGAGCGCTACGGGGCCCTCTCGCTGATCCTGGCCCGCTTCGTGCCGGTGGTGCGCACGGTGGCGCCGACGCTCGCCGGGGTCGGCAAGATGCCCTACGCCCGGTTCCTGACCTACAACGTCGTGGGCGGGCTGCTGTGGGCGATCAGCGTGCCCCTGCTCGGCTTCTGGCTGGGCGGCCTGATCCCGCACCTCGACCGCTACATCCTGCTGGTGGTGGGCGTGGCCGTCGTCCTGAGCCTGATCCCGGTGGGGCTGGAGCTGCGCAAGCTGCGCGCGGGGCGGCGGTGA
- a CDS encoding tetratricopeptide repeat protein — protein sequence MDGGVRGDRRATRLELSGAAGGDAQTVVDALVGAAEQLVGADAPRAAEVAREARSAARGAVYPAGEVRALLVLGAALAERGMRDEARDAFGRARNVARRAGDLPGVMEALGADGKLMLDYGDIAAAEAQFLEALGLARAHGHLAVQARMLNRLSGARHTRGAYAEALAALEEALAAHRALGDHAGESSCLCNIGNLYVSLGRYPEALGALTEAHALLRGRGDDARTLNRTVLNLGTLYLDMGDVDRAVEHFGQALALARSGGDTLVEVVALLNIGAARQEAGQDDEARAQLLGARERARAIGYAPGEVSALDGLGRLHERAGELGEAVASHARALELARRGEDVEGQLDALHHLGRLAARRDELPLALARLGEALRLAREVKRKKSECEVLLALADVLERQGDAAQALALYREHHRVERELFTEEGDRKTRELTARFDIERARQEAEAQRERTEIERRAREGAERTVLERTAALERAQLEVAARLATAAEYRDDATGEHTWRVGHGTARLAAHLGLPAAQVELARVAARLHDVGKIGIPDAILLKAGPLTPGEYDEMRAHAALGARLLASGESALLQMAEDIAWSHHERWDGRGYPRGLAGEAIPLMGRIVAVADVFDALTHARPYKAAWTREQALAELHRGRDTQFDPRVVDAALCVFGAATYEEDMRRELRAQREAGAQFHLPALQGPGQDVAALRAHYEHLLAEQTRDLERARREAESTARRLELAARTDVLTNLPNRRAFEEDLERALREAAHGDSVLVLSMDLDGLKAVNDHQGHERGDDLLRAFARTLQAALGDRGEVYRIGGDEYAAILSGAADTGVAILEDIEAVAARVREQGFPTSGVSAGIAAFPREAVTAGELLRLSDQRMYRAKGGRRGQPNLRAPASAPELT from the coding sequence ATGGACGGCGGTGTGCGCGGGGACCGGCGGGCGACGCGGCTTGAATTGAGCGGCGCAGCGGGAGGTGACGCCCAGACGGTCGTGGACGCGCTCGTCGGGGCCGCCGAACAGTTGGTCGGCGCGGACGCGCCTCGCGCGGCCGAAGTGGCGCGCGAGGCACGGTCGGCCGCGCGAGGCGCGGTGTACCCGGCGGGAGAGGTGCGCGCCCTGCTCGTCCTGGGTGCCGCGCTGGCGGAACGCGGGATGCGCGATGAAGCCCGTGACGCGTTCGGGCGCGCCCGGAACGTCGCCAGGCGGGCAGGCGACCTGCCGGGCGTCATGGAGGCGCTGGGCGCGGACGGCAAGCTGATGCTGGATTATGGGGACATCGCCGCCGCCGAGGCGCAGTTTCTCGAAGCGCTCGGCCTCGCCCGCGCGCACGGGCACCTGGCCGTGCAGGCGCGGATGCTCAACCGGCTGTCGGGCGCGCGGCACACCCGCGGCGCGTATGCCGAGGCCCTCGCGGCCCTCGAGGAGGCGCTGGCCGCGCACCGCGCGCTGGGGGACCACGCCGGAGAGTCGAGCTGCCTGTGCAACATCGGGAACCTGTACGTCAGCCTGGGCCGCTACCCGGAGGCGCTGGGGGCCCTCACCGAGGCGCACGCCCTGCTGCGCGGCCGGGGGGACGACGCCCGGACCCTCAACCGCACGGTCCTCAACCTGGGCACGCTCTACCTCGACATGGGCGATGTGGACAGGGCGGTCGAGCACTTCGGGCAGGCCCTCGCCCTGGCGAGGAGCGGCGGCGACACGCTCGTCGAGGTCGTGGCCCTGCTCAACATCGGCGCGGCGCGGCAGGAGGCGGGCCAGGACGACGAGGCGCGCGCCCAGCTGCTGGGCGCGCGGGAACGCGCGCGCGCCATCGGGTACGCGCCCGGGGAGGTGTCCGCCCTCGACGGGCTGGGTCGCCTGCACGAGCGCGCGGGAGAGCTCGGGGAGGCCGTCGCGTCTCACGCGCGGGCCCTGGAGCTGGCCCGCCGGGGCGAGGACGTGGAGGGGCAACTCGACGCCCTGCACCACCTCGGCCGCCTCGCCGCGCGCCGGGACGAGCTGCCGCTGGCCCTCGCGCGCCTGGGCGAGGCGCTGAGGCTGGCCCGCGAGGTGAAGCGCAAGAAGAGCGAGTGCGAGGTGCTGCTCGCGCTCGCGGACGTCCTCGAACGTCAGGGCGACGCGGCGCAGGCCCTCGCCCTCTACCGGGAGCACCACCGCGTCGAGCGTGAACTCTTCACGGAGGAGGGCGACCGCAAGACGCGCGAGCTGACCGCCCGCTTCGACATCGAGCGCGCCCGCCAGGAGGCGGAGGCGCAGCGCGAGCGCACCGAGATCGAGCGGCGCGCCCGCGAGGGGGCCGAGCGCACCGTGCTCGAACGCACCGCCGCCCTCGAGCGCGCGCAGCTCGAGGTGGCCGCGCGGCTGGCGACCGCCGCCGAGTACCGCGACGACGCGACCGGCGAACACACTTGGCGCGTGGGGCACGGCACCGCGCGCCTGGCCGCGCACCTCGGGCTGCCCGCCGCGCAGGTGGAACTGGCGCGGGTCGCCGCGCGCCTGCACGACGTCGGCAAGATCGGGATCCCGGACGCGATCTTGCTCAAGGCGGGGCCGCTCACGCCGGGGGAGTACGACGAGATGCGCGCGCACGCCGCGCTGGGCGCGCGCCTGCTCGCGAGCGGCGAGTCGGCGCTGCTGCAGATGGCCGAGGACATCGCGTGGTCGCACCACGAGCGCTGGGACGGGCGCGGGTACCCGCGCGGCCTCGCGGGCGAGGCCATTCCGCTGATGGGGCGCATCGTGGCGGTCGCGGACGTGTTCGATGCCCTCACGCACGCGCGGCCCTACAAGGCGGCGTGGACCCGGGAGCAGGCGCTCGCGGAACTCCACCGCGGCCGCGACACACAGTTCGACCCCCGGGTGGTGGACGCCGCCCTGTGCGTGTTCGGGGCGGCGACGTACGAGGAGGACATGCGGCGTGAGCTGCGCGCGCAGCGGGAGGCGGGCGCACAGTTCCACCTCCCGGCGCTCCAAGGCCCGGGGCAGGACGTGGCGGCGCTGCGCGCGCACTACGAGCACCTGCTGGCGGAACAGACGCGCGACCTCGAGCGGGCGCGGCGGGAGGCCGAATCGACGGCGCGGCGCCTCGAACTCGCCGCCCGCACGGACGTGCTCACGAACCTTCCCAACCGCCGGGCCTTTGAGGAGGACCTGGAGCGCGCGCTCCGGGAGGCGGCCCACGGTGACAGTGTTCTGGTGCTGTCCATGGACCTCGACGGCCTCAAGGCCGTGAACGACCACCAGGGCCACGAGCGCGGCGACGACCTGCTGCGCGCCTTCGCGCGGACCCTGCAGGCGGCGCTTGGGGACCGCGGCGAGGTGTACCGCATCGGGGGCGACGAGTACGCGGCGATCCTGTCAGGCGCGGCGGACACGGGCGTGGCGATCCTGGAGGACATCGAAGCGGTGGCGGCCCGCGTGCGCGAGCAGGGTTTTCCAACGTCGGGTGTCAGCGCGGGCATCGCCGCTTTTCCGCGCGAAGCGGTGACGGCGGGCGAGCTGCTGCGCCTCAGCGACCAGCGCATGTACCGCGCCAAGGGAGGTCGCCGGGGGCAGCCCAACCTCCGGGCCCCGGCGTCGGCCCCTGAGCTGACATAG
- a CDS encoding phosphatidate phosphatase App1 family protein: MALNVPRNLARLLPGSLPGVPVTCQPERGPAVRVVTDLPGYATRPLPTGTMGATTVRVQGAAPVQLPPPAFPGAAHLTVTDLDDTVIVTGVVQGWTLRSGLTANGTTRPLFPDVPALLRGQAARGPVISLSNSPDGLTVSLRTLLHVRGLPEGPLFFREGAAEHKSRVLDTLARTTTARFTLIGDSGERDPETYARFVREHPGRAERLLIRDVGTPARRQEVGRRLTPLGVPFGFLPAAP, from the coding sequence GTGGCGCTGAACGTGCCGCGCAACCTCGCCCGCCTGCTGCCGGGCTCGCTCCCGGGCGTCCCGGTGACCTGTCAGCCCGAACGGGGTCCGGCGGTGCGGGTGGTCACGGACCTGCCGGGGTACGCCACCCGCCCGTTGCCCACCGGGACGATGGGGGCGACCACCGTCCGTGTCCAGGGAGCCGCTCCCGTGCAGCTTCCCCCGCCCGCCTTCCCGGGCGCGGCGCACCTCACGGTGACCGACCTCGACGACACGGTGATCGTCACGGGAGTGGTGCAGGGCTGGACGCTGCGCAGCGGCCTGACGGCCAACGGCACGACCCGGCCCCTCTTCCCGGACGTTCCCGCCCTCCTGCGCGGGCAGGCGGCGCGCGGGCCGGTCATCTCCCTCAGCAACAGTCCCGACGGGCTGACGGTCTCCCTGCGGACCCTGCTGCATGTCCGCGGGCTTCCCGAGGGGCCGCTGTTCTTCCGCGAGGGCGCCGCAGAGCACAAGAGCCGCGTCCTCGACACTCTGGCGCGGACCACCACCGCCCGGTTCACATTGATCGGGGACAGCGGGGAGCGCGACCCGGAGACCTACGCCCGGTTCGTCCGGGAGCATCCGGGCCGGGCCGAACGCCTCCTGATCCGGGACGTCGGCACCCCGGCGCGTCGTCAGGAGGTCGGGCGGCGGCTCACGCCGCTGGGCGTTCCCTTCGGATTTCTGCCCGCCGCCCCCTGA